The following are encoded together in the Hemicordylus capensis ecotype Gifberg chromosome 4, rHemCap1.1.pri, whole genome shotgun sequence genome:
- the LOC128324880 gene encoding putative uncharacterized protein DDB_G0290521, whose product MIRGWHFRRTFPLLQPEPGQSHPPPSTAGTGAVPNPLLQPAPGRSRTPLLQPAPGPSCTPLLQPAPGESRTPLLQPAPGESRTPLLQPAPGQSRTPLLQPAPGQSRTPLLQPAPGLSRTPLLQPAPGLSRTPLLQLEPGLSRPPLLQPAPGLSRTPLLQPAPGLSRTPLLQPAPGLSRTPLLQPAPGLSRTPLLQPAPGLSRTPLLQPAPGLSRTPLLQPAPGLSRTPFLQPEPGLSRTPLLQPAPGQCHTPTSAPHPPGSGPVLPSSCNWPQFSPAPHP is encoded by the coding sequence ATGATAAGAGGTTGGCATTTCAGGAGGACCTTCCCACTTCTGCAGCCAGAACCAGgacagtcccacccacccccttccacagccggaaccggggctgtcccaaacccccttctgcagccagctCCAGGAcggtcccgcaccccccttctgcagccagcccctGGACCATCctgcaccccccttctgcagccggccccgggagagtcccgcaccccccttctgcagccggccccgggagagtcccgcaccccccttctgcagccggccccgggacagtcccgcaccccccttctgcagccggccccgggacagtcccgcaccccccttctgcagccggccccgggcctgtcccgcaccccccttctgcagccggccccgggcctgtcccgcaccccccttctgcagctggaaccggggctgtcccgccccccccttctgcagccggccccggggctgtcccgcaccccccttctgcagccggccccggggctgtcccgcaccccccttctgcagccggccccggggctgtcccgcaccccccttctgcagccggccccggggctgtcccgcaccccccttctgcagccggccccggggctgtcccgcaccccccttctgcagccggccccggggctgtcccgcaccccccttctgcagccggccccggggctgtcccgcaccccctTTCTCCAGCCGGAACCggggctgtcccgcaccccccttctccAGCCAGCCCCAGGACAGTGCCACACCCCCActtctgcaccccacccccccggctcTGGTCCAGTCCTGCCGTCTTCCTGCAACTGGCCACAGTTTagtcctgccccccacccttga